The following proteins come from a genomic window of Terribacillus aidingensis:
- a CDS encoding DUF1934 domain-containing protein: protein MRQTKIPVWIEMDTAITEEDDTEYTTLKAAGTYSANGGLTVVNFTEESEEVGETKTMITISTDKVSIKRSGGFDMKQVFIKNQPTENVYRHPYGTMHMETSTHAMTFSPLAAGSPAELTISYTVTLNQVQSRRHALTLRVQEESNG from the coding sequence ATGCGTCAAACGAAAATTCCGGTATGGATCGAGATGGATACGGCAATAACGGAGGAAGATGATACGGAGTATACAACTCTGAAGGCAGCTGGTACCTATTCCGCCAATGGGGGATTGACAGTCGTCAATTTCACAGAGGAATCCGAAGAAGTCGGGGAAACGAAAACTATGATTACCATCTCGACTGATAAGGTGAGCATCAAACGCTCAGGCGGATTTGATATGAAGCAAGTTTTCATAAAGAATCAGCCGACAGAGAACGTATACCGCCATCCTTATGGTACAATGCATATGGAAACAAGCACACACGCGATGACGTTCTCGCCGCTGGCAGCTGGAAGCCCGGCGGAACTTACAATAAGCTATACAGTAACTTTGAATCAGGTGCAGTCTAGAAGACATGCATTGACGTTGCGTGTGCAGGAGGAGAGTAACGGATGA
- the fsa gene encoding fructose-6-phosphate aldolase: MKFFVDTANLEEIKLANALGVLSGVTTNPTLVAKEGISFHDRLRQITEEVSGSVSAEIVSEQADEMVEEGKELAKVAPNITVSIPMTLEGMKAVKVLSELNIKTNVTLIFNVNQALLAARAGATYVSPFIGRLDDIGHNGMDLIGTIAEIFDRHMIQTKIIAASIRHPIQITEAAQHGAHIATVPFDILRKLVEHPLTDAGIQRFLADWNSRI, from the coding sequence ATGAAGTTCTTTGTGGATACTGCGAACTTGGAAGAAATTAAGCTAGCTAATGCACTTGGTGTACTATCCGGGGTGACAACGAATCCGACGCTGGTGGCCAAAGAAGGTATATCATTTCACGATAGGCTACGGCAGATAACGGAAGAGGTGTCTGGCTCTGTCAGTGCGGAGATTGTTTCCGAACAAGCAGATGAAATGGTGGAAGAAGGCAAGGAGCTTGCTAAAGTTGCCCCTAATATTACCGTGAGTATTCCAATGACCCTCGAAGGAATGAAGGCAGTTAAGGTTTTATCCGAGTTGAATATCAAGACGAATGTGACACTTATCTTTAACGTGAACCAAGCATTGCTTGCGGCACGTGCTGGGGCTACATATGTCTCGCCATTTATCGGAAGACTGGATGATATCGGGCATAATGGGATGGACTTGATTGGTACGATTGCGGAGATTTTCGATCGGCATATGATCCAGACGAAAATCATTGCAGCCTCCATCCGGCATCCGATTCAAATAACAGAAGCCGCTCAGCATGGAGCGCATATCGCGACCGTTCCTTTTGATATCCTGCGGAAATTAGTAGAGCATCCGTTGACAGATGCAGGTATCCAACGATTTCTTGCAGACTGGAACAGTCGTATATAG
- the rpoE gene encoding DNA-directed RNA polymerase subunit delta gives MGLKEYSQEELADFSLVELTNLILEEENKATDYKDLFNKVADIKQLSSDQREEYLLQFYTDLNVDGRFMTAGSNLWGLKSWYSVDQFDEDVTVEPTKKRKKRTADEDEDLDDLEEDFTLDEEGFDEDYGDDEEDDDLADDDVAEDDYEGDYQSDDTDEETREIVGEDIQLTGDEDDDEEDR, from the coding sequence GTGGGTTTGAAAGAATACAGCCAAGAAGAGCTTGCTGATTTTTCCCTCGTGGAATTGACGAATCTGATTCTTGAGGAAGAAAACAAAGCAACCGATTATAAAGATTTATTCAATAAAGTAGCTGACATCAAACAATTGAGCTCCGATCAGCGTGAAGAATACTTGCTTCAGTTCTATACGGACTTGAACGTAGATGGCCGTTTCATGACAGCAGGATCCAATCTTTGGGGATTGAAAAGCTGGTATTCAGTAGATCAATTCGACGAAGACGTTACAGTCGAACCAACGAAGAAAAGAAAGAAACGTACTGCGGATGAAGATGAGGATCTGGATGATCTTGAAGAAGACTTCACTTTGGACGAAGAAGGCTTTGATGAAGATTACGGCGATGATGAAGAAGATGATGATCTAGCTGATGATGACGTAGCCGAAGATGATTACGAAGGCGATTATCAAAGCGATGATACAGACGAAGAAACTCGTGAAATCGTCGGAGAAGACATACAGCTGACTGGTGACGAAGACGACGATGAGGAAGACCGCTAA
- a CDS encoding phospholipase D-like domain-containing protein — protein sequence MYVFFLLLALLFLLIVLVWVDLSLGRKYSKRKAVNRLVGDKHAFVSTFDDGVSFFEALIRDIKAAQQSVDIQFFLVKWDEPTQQLTELLQKRAQEGIKIRFLLDRIGGYRLPRKERQRLRQSGVMLRFANTPRFPYLLYNLNFRNHRKVTIIDQRSVYIGGFNIGKEYLSKEPRFGYWRDCVVKLEGEAVYTFVQLFASDWGDPFHVLPKQAPALDGAQIEVVITEADGYEDWLLHQIHQAKEYLYIGTPYCSPTRRVEAALKRASDRGVDVRLMLPSKVDHYVVNQVSFHFARRLLQHGIRINLYYNGFYHAKILLSDGVWCAVGSANLDGRSLLINKELTVTIRENDLFYAQLLALWKKDEQSSIPATIKTIQKRPWIAKVTGILFRPLRNYL from the coding sequence ATGTATGTCTTCTTCCTCCTGCTCGCTCTCCTGTTCCTCCTAATAGTTCTGGTATGGGTGGACTTGTCGCTTGGCAGGAAGTACAGCAAAAGAAAAGCAGTCAATCGGTTGGTCGGCGATAAACATGCCTTTGTTTCCACGTTCGATGATGGAGTCAGTTTCTTCGAGGCACTGATCCGTGACATAAAAGCTGCACAGCAGTCTGTTGATATTCAATTCTTTCTTGTGAAATGGGACGAACCTACACAACAGCTGACAGAATTACTGCAAAAACGCGCACAGGAAGGAATCAAAATCCGTTTCTTACTGGACAGAATCGGAGGCTACCGCTTGCCCCGGAAAGAACGACAGCGTCTGCGCCAATCTGGTGTAATGCTCCGATTTGCTAATACACCACGCTTTCCTTATCTTCTGTATAACCTGAACTTCCGTAATCACAGGAAAGTCACCATCATCGATCAGCGAAGTGTCTATATAGGTGGATTCAATATCGGCAAGGAGTACTTGAGCAAGGAGCCCCGGTTCGGTTACTGGCGTGATTGTGTTGTGAAGCTCGAAGGCGAAGCGGTCTACACATTTGTACAGCTATTTGCTTCCGATTGGGGTGATCCATTTCACGTACTGCCTAAGCAAGCTCCTGCACTCGATGGCGCCCAAATAGAAGTAGTAATTACAGAAGCTGATGGCTATGAAGACTGGCTGCTTCATCAGATTCATCAAGCAAAGGAATATCTTTACATTGGAACACCCTATTGTTCACCGACCAGACGCGTAGAAGCTGCCCTCAAGCGAGCTTCAGATAGGGGTGTCGATGTAAGATTAATGCTTCCGTCCAAGGTGGATCATTATGTTGTCAATCAAGTGTCCTTCCATTTTGCAAGGCGTCTGCTGCAGCATGGCATACGAATCAATTTATATTATAATGGCTTCTATCACGCGAAAATCCTGCTCAGCGATGGCGTATGGTGCGCTGTCGGTTCCGCCAATCTTGATGGTCGGAGTCTGTTGATTAACAAGGAGCTTACTGTGACCATTAGGGAAAACGACCTCTTTTACGCACAGCTGCTTGCTCTTTGGAAAAAAGATGAACAATCCAGTATTCCAGCAACCATCAAGACGATTCAAAAACGTCCTTGGATCGCTAAGGTTACCGGCATTCTGTTTAGGCCATTACGGAATTACCTATAA
- a CDS encoding CTP synthase — protein MTKYIFVTGGVVSSLGKGITAASLGRLLKNRGLQVTIQKFDPYINVDPGTMSPYQHGEVFVTEDGAETDLDLGHYERFIDIDLNKYSNVTTGKIYSTVLKKERRGDYLGGTVQVIPHITNEIKDKVFRAGKQTNADVVITEIGGTVGDIESLPFLEAIRQIKSDIGRDNVMYLHCTLVPFIKAAGELKTKPTQHSVKELRSLGIQPDAIVLRSEMAISQDMKEKIASSCDLEVNAVVECIDADTLYDVPLALQRQNLDQFVCDHFKLECPPADMTEWSAMAAHVTNLKKTVRIALVGKYVELQDAYISVVESLKHAGYPYDTDIEVKWINSEDVTADNAEELLGNADGILVPGGFGDRGIQGKIEAIHYARTRKIPFLGICLGMQLATIEFARNVLHLEGAHSSEIDPLTPHPVIDLLPEQKDISDLGGTLRLGVYPCRLQEGTKTKEAYGNEDVIYERHRHRFEFNNQYRVQMEEKGFVFSGTSPDGRLIETIEIKDHPWFIASQYHPEFKSRPNRPHALFHGFVGASLQHKEG, from the coding sequence TTGACAAAGTATATCTTTGTTACAGGAGGAGTAGTATCTTCTCTAGGGAAAGGCATCACAGCGGCATCACTTGGCCGTTTGTTGAAAAATAGAGGTTTGCAGGTGACGATCCAGAAATTTGATCCATATATCAACGTGGACCCAGGAACAATGAGTCCATATCAGCATGGAGAAGTCTTCGTCACGGAAGATGGAGCAGAAACGGATTTGGATCTTGGGCACTATGAGCGTTTCATCGACATCGACTTGAATAAATACTCCAATGTGACAACAGGAAAGATTTATTCCACTGTGTTGAAAAAAGAACGCCGTGGTGATTATCTTGGCGGTACTGTCCAAGTTATCCCGCATATCACGAATGAAATCAAAGACAAAGTATTCCGTGCCGGTAAACAAACGAACGCAGATGTTGTCATCACGGAAATCGGTGGAACCGTAGGGGACATCGAGTCGTTGCCGTTCTTGGAAGCAATCCGTCAAATCAAATCCGATATCGGACGTGACAATGTGATGTATCTGCATTGTACGCTTGTGCCTTTCATCAAGGCAGCTGGAGAATTAAAAACAAAACCTACACAGCATAGCGTTAAAGAACTTCGCTCGCTTGGTATCCAGCCGGATGCAATCGTTCTTCGTTCTGAAATGGCTATCAGCCAGGATATGAAAGAAAAAATCGCATCTTCCTGTGATTTGGAAGTCAATGCAGTTGTTGAATGTATTGATGCAGATACACTTTACGATGTACCGCTTGCCTTGCAGCGTCAAAACCTGGATCAGTTTGTATGTGATCACTTCAAATTGGAGTGTCCGCCAGCTGATATGACAGAATGGTCCGCGATGGCAGCGCATGTAACAAATCTTAAGAAAACTGTCCGAATTGCATTGGTAGGTAAATATGTGGAGCTGCAGGATGCGTACATTTCTGTTGTGGAATCTTTGAAGCATGCAGGCTACCCTTATGACACAGATATCGAAGTGAAATGGATCAATTCCGAGGATGTAACAGCTGATAATGCAGAGGAATTGCTCGGCAATGCAGATGGTATCCTTGTACCTGGAGGATTCGGTGATCGCGGTATTCAAGGTAAGATTGAAGCAATCCACTATGCCCGCACAAGAAAAATTCCGTTCCTTGGCATTTGTCTTGGCATGCAGCTGGCAACTATCGAGTTCGCACGTAATGTTTTGCATCTTGAGGGTGCACATTCCAGTGAGATCGATCCGCTTACTCCGCATCCAGTTATCGACTTGCTGCCTGAACAGAAGGACATTTCCGATCTTGGCGGTACATTGCGTTTAGGCGTATATCCTTGCCGTCTGCAGGAAGGCACGAAAACAAAAGAAGCTTATGGCAATGAAGATGTTATCTATGAGCGTCACCGCCATCGCTTCGAGTTCAATAACCAGTATCGTGTACAAATGGAGGAAAAAGGCTTTGTCTTCTCCGGTACAAGCCCAGATGGACGCCTGATTGAAACTATTGAAATCAAGGATCATCCTTGGTTCATCGCTTCTCAATATCATCCGGAATTCAAGAGCCGTCCGAACCGTCCGCATGCCTTGTTCCACGGATTTGTCGGAGCATCTTTACAGCATAAAGAAGGCTGA
- the speE gene encoding polyamine aminopropyltransferase: protein MELWYTEKQTDSFGITAKVKRSLHSEQTDFQKLDMLETEEWGNMLTLDGMVMTTERDEFVYHEMVAHVPLFTHPNPENVLIVGGGDGGVIREVLKHDKVKKATLVDIDGKVIEYSKKFLPSIAGKMDDPRADVRVGDGFMHIAESENAYDVIMVDSTEPVGPAVNLFTKGFYAGIAKALKEDGLFVAQTDNPWFKADLISQVYKDVKEIFQVTELYTANIPTYPSGLWTFTMGSKVHHPKEVKAERFQPIETKYYTPELHQAAFVLPKFVQDLLK from the coding sequence ATGGAACTTTGGTATACAGAAAAACAGACAGACAGCTTCGGTATCACAGCAAAAGTGAAGCGTTCCCTCCACAGTGAGCAGACTGATTTTCAGAAATTGGACATGCTGGAGACGGAAGAATGGGGCAATATGCTGACATTGGATGGCATGGTCATGACTACAGAGCGGGATGAGTTTGTCTATCACGAGATGGTTGCCCATGTACCATTGTTCACGCACCCGAATCCGGAGAACGTGCTGATTGTTGGCGGAGGAGATGGCGGTGTTATCCGTGAAGTACTCAAGCATGACAAAGTGAAAAAAGCGACGCTTGTTGATATCGATGGCAAAGTTATCGAGTATTCCAAGAAGTTCTTGCCTTCCATCGCAGGTAAAATGGATGATCCGCGTGCAGATGTGCGCGTCGGTGACGGTTTCATGCACATTGCTGAAAGTGAGAATGCCTATGATGTCATTATGGTCGACTCGACAGAACCAGTAGGACCAGCAGTCAACCTATTCACGAAAGGCTTTTATGCCGGGATTGCTAAAGCACTCAAAGAGGATGGCTTGTTTGTTGCGCAGACAGATAATCCATGGTTCAAAGCAGACCTGATTTCACAGGTGTACAAAGATGTGAAAGAAATCTTCCAGGTTACAGAGCTGTATACGGCGAATATCCCTACTTATCCAAGTGGTCTGTGGACGTTCACGATGGGCAGCAAGGTGCATCATCCAAAAGAAGTGAAAGCAGAACGGTTCCAGCCTATCGAAACGAAATACTATACACCAGAGCTGCATCAAGCTGCTTTTGTACTGCCGAAGTTCGTACAAGATCTATTGAAATAA
- a CDS encoding response regulator: MNKRVLIVDDQPGIRILLEEVIREEGHEVISVGTGANALDQIKRQKPDLLLIDYKLPVLDGPAVLDRLKEQGLSIPTIMMSGLAEEAETFLQNYDFLICVLAKPFDILNVRKMVNQVLKQGSNLV, encoded by the coding sequence ATGAATAAGCGCGTGTTGATCGTGGATGACCAGCCAGGTATCAGAATATTGCTGGAGGAAGTCATCCGGGAAGAAGGACATGAAGTGATTTCCGTCGGCACGGGAGCAAATGCTCTTGATCAGATAAAAAGACAGAAGCCGGATTTACTGCTGATTGATTATAAGCTGCCGGTGCTGGATGGACCAGCGGTACTGGACAGGCTGAAGGAACAGGGTCTGTCTATCCCGACAATCATGATGAGCGGATTGGCGGAGGAAGCAGAAACTTTCCTGCAGAATTATGACTTTCTAATTTGTGTGCTTGCTAAGCCTTTCGACATACTTAATGTGCGAAAAATGGTGAATCAAGTATTAAAACAAGGGTCGAATCTGGTATAA
- the argS gene encoding arginine--tRNA ligase: MNIVQQTEQKLKTAIQEAVLKAGLADKETIPAVILEQPKDKAHGDYATNIAMQLARVAKKAPRAIAEDLQKNFDYDQAPVEKIEIAGPGFINFFMRNSYLGELVSTILEAGDDFGRTNAGKGEKVQVEFVSANPTGDLHLGHARGAAVGDSLCNILDAAGYEVGREYYINDAGNQIDNLARSVQARYLQALGQDAEMPEDGYHGKDIIGIGKELAEKHGDSYASKPEEERLAFFRQYGLTYELKKLEKDLADFRVPFDVWYSETSLYQDGKIDTALATLRETDYVFEEDGAVWFRSTDFGDDKDRVLIKQDGSYTYLTPDIAYHKTKLDRGFSKLINVWGADHHGYIPRMRAAIQALGYDADTLEVTIIQMVNLFENGEKVKMSKRTGKAVTLRELMEEVGIDAMRYFFVMRSSDSHLDFDMDLAKSQSNENPVFYVQYAYARISTMLAQAADKGFQTEGAYDASLLTAEKELDLLKRLGEFPQVVTDAAEKRTPHRITQYAFDLASALHSFYNAEKVLNPDNQELTKARIALMKAVRITIKNALRLISVEAPEKM, translated from the coding sequence ATGAATATCGTACAACAAACAGAACAAAAATTGAAAACGGCGATTCAGGAAGCTGTTTTGAAGGCTGGTTTGGCTGATAAAGAGACAATTCCTGCTGTCATTTTAGAGCAGCCGAAGGATAAAGCGCATGGCGACTATGCAACGAATATTGCAATGCAGCTTGCTCGTGTTGCGAAGAAAGCACCACGCGCCATCGCAGAGGATCTGCAGAAGAACTTCGATTACGACCAGGCACCTGTTGAAAAGATCGAAATCGCCGGGCCAGGATTTATTAACTTTTTCATGCGTAACAGCTATCTTGGCGAACTAGTATCTACTATTTTGGAAGCTGGCGATGATTTCGGACGCACGAACGCAGGTAAAGGAGAAAAAGTCCAAGTTGAGTTTGTTTCGGCGAACCCGACAGGTGACTTGCACCTTGGACATGCCCGTGGTGCGGCAGTAGGCGATTCTCTTTGCAACATCCTCGATGCAGCAGGCTATGAGGTTGGACGCGAATATTATATAAATGATGCTGGTAATCAGATCGATAATCTTGCACGCAGTGTACAGGCACGTTATTTGCAAGCGCTTGGACAAGATGCTGAGATGCCGGAAGATGGCTATCACGGTAAGGATATCATCGGAATTGGGAAAGAGCTTGCCGAAAAGCATGGAGATAGCTATGCGTCTAAACCGGAAGAGGAGCGCCTTGCTTTCTTCCGTCAGTATGGTTTGACTTATGAGCTGAAAAAGCTCGAGAAGGATCTTGCTGATTTCCGTGTTCCATTTGATGTGTGGTACTCAGAAACTTCTCTTTACCAAGACGGAAAAATCGATACGGCATTGGCAACACTTCGTGAAACGGACTATGTCTTTGAAGAAGACGGCGCTGTCTGGTTCCGTTCGACAGATTTCGGTGATGACAAGGACCGTGTACTCATCAAACAGGATGGCAGCTATACGTACCTTACTCCGGATATCGCCTATCATAAAACAAAACTTGATCGCGGATTCTCGAAACTGATCAACGTATGGGGAGCCGATCACCATGGCTACATCCCGCGTATGCGCGCTGCTATCCAAGCACTTGGCTATGACGCTGATACACTGGAAGTTACGATTATCCAGATGGTAAACCTGTTCGAAAATGGCGAAAAGGTTAAAATGAGTAAACGTACTGGAAAAGCAGTTACACTGCGTGAATTGATGGAGGAAGTCGGTATCGATGCGATGCGTTACTTCTTCGTCATGCGTTCCAGTGATTCTCATCTCGACTTCGACATGGATTTGGCAAAATCCCAATCCAATGAAAACCCTGTTTTCTACGTACAGTACGCATATGCCCGGATCAGCACGATGCTCGCGCAGGCTGCTGATAAAGGATTCCAGACAGAAGGAGCCTACGATGCGAGTCTTCTGACTGCTGAGAAAGAATTGGATCTTCTAAAACGTCTTGGGGAATTCCCTCAAGTAGTGACAGATGCAGCTGAAAAACGTACGCCGCACCGTATAACGCAATATGCCTTTGATCTGGCTTCTGCACTCCACAGCTTCTATAATGCGGAGAAGGTATTGAACCCGGATAATCAAGAGCTGACAAAAGCTCGGATTGCGTTGATGAAAGCAGTTCGCATCACAATCAAAAATGCATTGCGACTAATCAGTGTGGAAGCACCAGAAAAAATGTAA
- a CDS encoding class II fructose-bisphosphate aldolase: protein MPLVSMKEMLDVAKDNHYAVGQFNINNLEFTQAILQAAQEESSPVILGVSEGAAKYMGGFKTVVLMVKGLMEDYNITVPVAIHLDHGSSFETCAKAIHAGFTSVMIDGSHHPLEENIALTKKVVELAHFHGVSVEAELGRIGGQEDDLIVDDADAAYAIPSECKQLVEETGVDCFAPALGSVHGPYKGEPNLGFDRMEEIFNTTSLPLVLHGGTGIPTKDIQKAITLGTSKINVNTENQISSAKRVREVLAEKPNEYDPRKYLGPAREAIKETVIGKMREFGSSGKA from the coding sequence ATGCCTTTAGTATCAATGAAAGAAATGCTAGATGTAGCAAAAGACAATCACTATGCTGTAGGACAGTTTAACATCAACAACCTTGAGTTCACACAAGCAATCCTGCAAGCAGCACAGGAAGAAAGCTCTCCTGTCATCCTTGGTGTATCCGAAGGTGCAGCGAAATATATGGGTGGCTTCAAGACAGTAGTATTGATGGTTAAAGGTCTTATGGAAGACTATAACATCACTGTCCCAGTAGCAATTCACCTTGACCACGGTTCCAGTTTTGAAACATGTGCGAAAGCGATCCACGCTGGCTTCACTTCCGTAATGATCGATGGTTCCCACCATCCTTTGGAAGAAAACATCGCACTTACGAAGAAGGTAGTTGAGCTTGCACACTTCCACGGCGTATCTGTAGAAGCAGAACTTGGCCGCATCGGTGGACAAGAAGACGATCTTATCGTAGATGATGCAGACGCAGCGTATGCGATTCCTTCTGAATGTAAACAACTAGTGGAGGAAACTGGCGTTGACTGCTTCGCACCTGCGCTTGGTTCCGTACACGGCCCTTACAAAGGCGAACCAAACCTTGGTTTTGACCGTATGGAAGAGATCTTCAATACAACAAGTCTTCCATTGGTATTGCACGGCGGTACTGGTATCCCGACAAAAGATATCCAAAAAGCAATCACGCTTGGTACTTCTAAAATCAACGTGAACACAGAAAACCAAATCTCTTCTGCTAAACGCGTTCGTGAAGTATTGGCAGAAAAACCAAATGAATACGATCCTCGTAAATACCTAGGACCAGCTCGCGAAGCTATCAAAGAAACAGTAATCGGCAAAATGCGCGAATTCGGCTCTTCAGGCAAAGCGTAA
- a CDS encoding UDP-N-acetylglucosamine 1-carboxyvinyltransferase, protein MQKILVEGGNLLKGKVKISGAKNSAVALLPAAILAESSVSIEGLPEISDVETLSHLLEEIGGKVSKTGQTITIDPSAMTSMPLPNGKVKKLRASYYFMGAMLGRFKQAVIGLPGGCYLGPRPIDQHIKGFEALGAKVTNEQGAIYLRADVLRGARIYLDVPSVGATINIMLAAVRAEGKTVIENAAKEPEIIDVATLLTSMGAKIKGAGTDVIRIEGVDHLHGCRHTIIPDRIEAGTYTILAASQGEEVVIDNVIPQHLESLLAKLREMGVEIVEGEEQLTVRPGARLNSVDVKTLVYPGFPTDLQQPFTALLTKAHGTGVITDTIYQARFKHIDELRRMNAQVKVEGGASIVTGTVKLEGAKVKASDLRAGAALIIAALMADGVTEITGVEHIDRGYERITEKLVALGANIWREEMSEQEVEQFQNS, encoded by the coding sequence ATGCAGAAAATACTAGTAGAGGGCGGAAACCTTCTTAAAGGAAAAGTGAAGATAAGCGGAGCGAAAAACAGCGCAGTAGCATTGCTGCCAGCTGCGATACTGGCTGAATCTTCCGTTTCGATAGAAGGGCTGCCCGAGATATCAGATGTTGAGACGCTGAGTCATTTGCTTGAAGAAATTGGCGGCAAAGTATCTAAAACCGGTCAAACAATTACGATTGATCCTTCCGCAATGACGTCCATGCCTCTTCCGAACGGAAAAGTGAAGAAACTCCGGGCTTCCTATTATTTCATGGGTGCGATGCTCGGACGGTTCAAGCAGGCAGTCATCGGCCTGCCTGGCGGCTGTTATCTTGGCCCTCGACCTATTGATCAGCATATCAAGGGCTTTGAAGCGTTAGGAGCTAAAGTGACGAATGAGCAAGGTGCAATCTACTTGCGAGCGGATGTGCTGCGTGGAGCGCGAATTTATTTGGACGTTCCAAGTGTTGGGGCTACGATTAATATCATGCTTGCCGCGGTGCGAGCTGAAGGGAAGACAGTAATTGAGAATGCAGCCAAGGAACCAGAAATCATTGATGTAGCGACGCTTTTGACGAGTATGGGCGCAAAGATCAAAGGTGCTGGAACAGATGTGATTCGTATCGAAGGTGTCGATCATCTTCACGGCTGCCGTCATACCATCATCCCTGATCGAATTGAGGCTGGTACGTATACAATCCTGGCTGCTTCCCAAGGGGAAGAAGTAGTTATTGACAATGTCATTCCGCAGCATCTGGAATCCTTGCTAGCCAAGCTGCGGGAGATGGGCGTAGAGATTGTAGAAGGGGAGGAACAGCTGACAGTCAGGCCTGGAGCCAGACTGAATAGTGTCGATGTAAAGACACTGGTTTATCCAGGCTTCCCGACTGATCTGCAGCAGCCTTTTACTGCTCTCTTGACCAAAGCACATGGTACTGGTGTCATTACGGACACCATCTATCAGGCACGTTTTAAGCACATTGATGAACTGCGCCGGATGAACGCCCAGGTAAAGGTAGAGGGAGGAGCCTCCATCGTTACTGGTACTGTTAAGCTGGAAGGGGCTAAGGTAAAAGCGAGTGATCTTCGGGCAGGGGCAGCACTTATCATTGCTGCCTTGATGGCGGATGGTGTGACAGAAATCACCGGTGTTGAACATATTGACCGCGGCTATGAGCGTATAACAGAGAAGCTGGTCGCACTAGGTGCCAATATTTGGCGGGAAGAGAT
- the rsgA gene encoding ribosome small subunit-dependent GTPase A, which produces MNRAWNLLGWNDQLEAAKQAYDKAWTPARIVLEHKHMYRVLDDRGEMLATPSGKFRQNGDFPAVGDWVLVDARHEEGKATIHVLLPRKSKFSRKEAGTVTREQIVAANVDYVYLVMALNQDYNLRRLERYLLAAYDSGALPVIILSKGDLCQDTEERLSEVEAIAPGVDIYVTSAVDRRGVDAIRRQLTAGITAAFLGSSGAGKSTLVNMLYGKEVQLAGEIREDDGKGKHTTTHRELVQLPGGGMIIDTPGMRELQLWDQQQTGVSAAFSDIERFGEVCRFRDCTHKNEPGCRVQEAVQTGEIEQERLNSYFKLQRELQYLDRKSSAKAQLEQRKQFKQLSKNVKQVKKRR; this is translated from the coding sequence ATGAACAGAGCATGGAATTTATTAGGATGGAATGACCAATTGGAAGCAGCAAAGCAAGCATATGATAAGGCTTGGACGCCTGCACGTATCGTGCTTGAGCATAAACATATGTACAGAGTGCTGGATGACCGAGGAGAGATGCTGGCAACACCGTCAGGGAAGTTTCGGCAAAATGGCGATTTCCCAGCAGTCGGGGATTGGGTACTGGTAGATGCCCGGCATGAAGAAGGGAAAGCTACGATACACGTCTTGCTGCCAAGAAAAAGCAAGTTTTCACGGAAAGAAGCAGGAACGGTAACTAGGGAACAAATCGTTGCTGCGAATGTCGATTATGTATACTTGGTAATGGCATTGAATCAGGATTATAATCTTCGCAGACTGGAACGCTATTTATTGGCTGCTTATGATAGCGGTGCATTACCAGTTATCATTTTAAGTAAGGGTGATCTGTGCCAGGATACAGAAGAAAGATTGAGCGAAGTCGAAGCAATAGCTCCGGGGGTTGACATTTATGTCACAAGCGCAGTTGACAGAAGAGGTGTCGATGCGATTAGAAGACAGCTTACAGCAGGAATCACTGCGGCTTTCCTCGGATCCTCAGGTGCAGGGAAGTCCACTCTCGTCAACATGCTGTATGGAAAAGAAGTACAGCTGGCAGGGGAGATCCGGGAAGATGATGGAAAAGGCAAACATACTACTACGCATCGTGAGCTTGTACAGCTGCCCGGCGGCGGGATGATCATCGATACACCTGGTATGCGTGAGCTGCAGCTATGGGATCAGCAGCAGACTGGCGTGTCAGCAGCATTTTCCGATATCGAGCGATTTGGTGAGGTGTGCCGTTTCCGTGATTGCACACATAAGAACGAACCTGGCTGTCGTGTGCAGGAGGCAGTACAGACTGGTGAGATAGAGCAAGAACGGCTCAACAGCTACTTCAAGCTGCAGCGGGAGCTTCAGTATCTTGATAGAAAGTCCTCTGCCAAAGCTCAGCTGGAACAGAGGAAGCAGTTCAAGCAGCTGTCTAAAAACGTCAAACAAGTTAAAAAACGCCGCTGA